One segment of Polypterus senegalus isolate Bchr_013 chromosome 8, ASM1683550v1, whole genome shotgun sequence DNA contains the following:
- the LOC120533711 gene encoding polyamine deacetylase HDAC10-like, whose protein sequence is MSTTKLKDRESKYHIPIFLPKEGNNVKGVLHALFSLILPVAYMYNPDLVVTALSCQSGVDKKILNQLTSLLQGLAEGQLLCLIHDPEVSFLEDSICSLLGDPILPVANGVLHGEAIQEVEQQRQRLQEHWGILKTQVTRTEYS, encoded by the exons ATGAGCACCACAAAGCTGAAGGACAGAGAATCAAAGTATCACATTCCAATTTTCCTTCCAAAG GAAGGCAACAATGTCAAAGGTGTGTTGCATGCACTGTTTAGTCTGATTTTGCCTGTAGCATACATGTACAATCCTGATCTGGTTGTAACTGCCTTAAGCTGCCAGAGCGGTGTGGACAAGAAGATTCTGAATCAACTAACCAGTTTATTGCAAGGCCTGGCAGAAGGGCAGCTGCTGTGTCTTATTCAT gatCCTGAAGTTTCGTTTTTGGAAGATAGCATTTGCTCCCTACTAGGTGACCCCATCCTTCCAGTGGCTAATGGTGTTCTGCATGGGGAAGCCATACAGGAAGTTGAGCAACAGAGACAGAGACTACAAGAACACTGGGGTATCCTAAAAACACAAG TTACAAGGACTGAATATTCCTGA